One part of the Sporosarcina ureae genome encodes these proteins:
- a CDS encoding anti-sigma factor produces the protein MNESCHMLIDYFNRTLTEDEMRQFENHLIECPSCQEELIEWEMLTEDLPYESEAIEVPTDLKARIFASLPDIPEQAKVVSMPTKEKSRRRMGPVTSLLAAGLFASLVANAFLFSETQKQPEIAQSEIQLIGQSILAPQEGTSASAVAMLIADGNQNILLLDATDLPTLSKDELYQVWVIEGDQPYPAGIVQPNETGTGTVSHPLTDLSGTWDTVAITVEKEPNLSAPEGQIILAGGI, from the coding sequence ATGAATGAATCATGTCATATGCTGATTGACTATTTCAATCGTACCCTGACTGAAGACGAGATGAGACAATTTGAAAATCATTTGATTGAGTGCCCATCCTGTCAAGAAGAGTTAATAGAGTGGGAGATGTTAACAGAAGATCTACCCTATGAGTCAGAAGCGATAGAAGTACCGACAGATTTAAAAGCGCGTATATTTGCTTCACTTCCTGACATCCCAGAACAAGCTAAAGTGGTATCGATGCCGACTAAAGAAAAAAGTCGTCGGCGTATGGGTCCCGTGACATCCTTACTGGCTGCGGGGTTATTTGCTTCACTCGTTGCGAATGCTTTCTTATTTTCAGAAACACAAAAGCAACCTGAAATAGCGCAGAGTGAAATCCAGTTGATTGGTCAAAGTATACTGGCACCACAAGAAGGTACGAGTGCATCCGCAGTCGCAATGTTAATAGCAGATGGCAATCAAAATATATTGCTACTCGATGCCACAGATTTACCAACACTCTCTAAAGATGAACTATATCAAGTCTGGGTGATAGAAGGTGATCAGCCGTATCCTGCGGGAATTGTTCAGCCGAATGAAACCGGTACAGGAACTGTTAGCCATCCGCTCACAGATCTTTCGGGAACATGGGATACTGTTGCGATCACGGTAGAGAAAGAACCGAACCTCTCAGCGCCAGAAGGCCAGATTATTTTGGCCGGTGGAATATAG
- a CDS encoding RNA polymerase sigma factor → MTEPDDVQLYYQTVAHNRHSFEQLYDRYEKLVFSFAYRMTNNRTMAEEVTQDVFLKLWNGTNHYTEDKGKFSSWLLTVTRNKSIDELRKSKRHAYEPMLDKDSLTEETVSTEVTAEWNERREVIRTAIAELRAEQREIIDLFYFKGFSQSKIAEHCKLPLGTVKGRIRLALKHLKGIIGQEGGVSNE, encoded by the coding sequence ATGACCGAACCGGATGATGTACAACTCTATTATCAAACAGTTGCTCATAATCGGCATTCATTTGAGCAATTATATGACCGTTATGAAAAATTGGTTTTTTCATTTGCTTATCGAATGACCAATAACCGCACTATGGCGGAGGAAGTAACGCAAGATGTCTTTTTAAAGTTGTGGAATGGAACGAACCACTATACTGAAGACAAAGGAAAATTTTCTTCTTGGCTACTGACCGTGACACGAAATAAATCGATAGATGAGCTTCGTAAATCTAAACGCCATGCGTATGAACCGATGTTGGACAAAGATTCATTGACTGAAGAGACCGTATCCACAGAAGTTACTGCTGAATGGAATGAACGGCGTGAAGTGATTCGTACAGCAATTGCGGAGCTACGCGCAGAGCAACGAGAAATTATTGACTTGTTTTACTTTAAGGGCTTCAGCCAAAGTAAAATTGCCGAACACTGTAAGCTTCCACTTGGAACGGTAAAAGGTAGGATTCGGCTAGCATTAAAGCATTTAAAAGGAATTATTGGTCAGGAAGGAGGGGTGTCAAATGAATGA
- a CDS encoding DUF378 domain-containing protein, producing MSTFMRIALALVIIGALNWGLIGFFNFDLVASVFGGQNTILAKIVYAIVGLSGLATIGLLVKSNEEMVVDVDEKVEPHKQFDRIRNVNYNTEFGEELDLKGKRKKVDRSLEDPKE from the coding sequence ATGAGTACATTTATGCGAATTGCACTAGCGTTAGTCATTATTGGTGCCCTTAACTGGGGATTGATCGGATTTTTCAACTTTGATTTGGTTGCCAGTGTATTTGGAGGACAAAACACGATTCTTGCTAAGATTGTTTATGCCATTGTGGGACTAAGCGGATTAGCTACAATTGGACTTTTAGTTAAATCGAATGAAGAAATGGTTGTTGATGTGGATGAGAAAGTAGAACCTCATAAACAGTTTGACCGAATTCGAAATGTGAATTACAACACAGAATTTGGAGAAGAGCTTGATTTGAAGGGAAAGCGTAAAAAAGTGGATCGGTCGCTTGAGGATCCCAAAGAATAA
- a CDS encoding patatin-like phospholipase family protein gives MRINGVFSGGGLKGFALVGAVQELEEQGYHFENVAGTSAGAIVASFLAAGYTANEIEVMLAEENFQDLLDPRKSLLSFPFMKWLSLYWRMGLYQGKALEDWFFDKLARKGCYTFGDLPKGSLKLVASDLTNGKMMVLPDDLEQYGYDPDGFSIAKALRMSCGIPYFFEPVRLIAQKGTIVVDGGILSNFPMWIFDEDTVSVKRPVIGLKLSRDQSEVPGRSIRNALQLFEALFATMKNAHDEKYISRDQEKNIIFIPVEDYSATQFDMNEEEIENLLSIGRSRTKDFLLTWSPVKLQLVSKQNVTQMKY, from the coding sequence ATGCGAATAAATGGAGTGTTTTCAGGTGGTGGATTGAAGGGTTTTGCGTTAGTAGGTGCGGTTCAAGAGTTAGAGGAACAAGGATATCATTTTGAAAATGTAGCTGGAACTAGTGCCGGTGCTATTGTAGCAAGCTTTTTGGCAGCAGGCTATACAGCTAATGAAATTGAAGTCATGTTGGCCGAAGAGAATTTTCAAGATTTGCTGGATCCAAGAAAGTCTCTGCTATCATTTCCATTTATGAAGTGGTTATCGCTTTATTGGAGAATGGGTTTATATCAAGGGAAAGCATTAGAGGATTGGTTTTTTGATAAGCTAGCCCGAAAAGGTTGTTACACGTTTGGTGATCTGCCTAAAGGCTCGTTGAAATTAGTAGCATCAGACTTAACGAACGGTAAAATGATGGTCTTGCCTGATGATTTAGAGCAATATGGATACGATCCCGATGGTTTTTCAATTGCCAAAGCTCTTCGCATGAGTTGTGGTATTCCATACTTTTTCGAACCAGTGCGCCTGATAGCCCAGAAAGGAACGATTGTTGTCGATGGTGGAATACTAAGTAATTTCCCGATGTGGATTTTCGATGAAGATACGGTGTCCGTAAAACGACCAGTAATTGGTCTCAAGTTAAGTAGAGATCAAAGCGAAGTACCTGGACGCTCTATCCGTAATGCTCTGCAATTATTCGAAGCCTTGTTTGCTACAATGAAAAATGCGCATGATGAAAAGTATATCTCACGTGATCAAGAGAAGAATATAATCTTCATTCCAGTAGAAGATTACAGCGCAACTCAATTCGATATGAATGAAGAAGAAATTGAAAACTTGCTGTCTATTGGACGCAGCCGTACCAAAGACTTTCTGCTAACTTGGTCGCCGGTTAAACTACAGTTAGTCAGTAAGCAAAATGTCACACAAATGAAATATTAG
- a CDS encoding group-specific protein, giving the protein MSKCTIDHTQQDVVQKLSEQQTFMPQELVESGKEFLNRQLSQETLNEVFHLLKKYDLATEVERAERDSKMQQLFLKA; this is encoded by the coding sequence ATGAGCAAATGTACGATTGATCATACGCAGCAGGATGTTGTGCAAAAGTTAAGTGAACAACAAACATTCATGCCGCAAGAGCTAGTGGAAAGTGGTAAGGAATTTTTGAATAGGCAATTGAGTCAGGAAACATTGAACGAGGTATTTCATCTATTGAAAAAGTATGACTTGGCAACGGAAGTGGAACGTGCAGAACGTGATAGTAAGATGCAACAGTTATTTTTGAAAGCATGA
- a CDS encoding TrkH family potassium uptake protein, with product MTTIPKRRRTISPPALIALSFAITIVVGTLLLKLPFATYTPISWTDAFFTATSATTVTGLSVFDINTTLTIFGELIVLFLIQIGGVGFMAFAVAMLMILGRKVGMKNRIFIQESFNYQSIGGTIKFLREILLFVFIAEGIAFIALSFFWVPEFGWKHGLYYSLFHVISAFNNAGFSIFPDNLESFAGNSAVILILSSLFVIGGIGFIVVVDIWHKRSIRQWALHTKMMVYGTLILNAIATLFLLILEFHNEKTIADLSFIDKVWTSYFQAVTPRTAGFNMMAVGNMEESSLLLTLLLMFIGGGSASTASGIKLTTFMIIILATLSYFRGIKEPHIFKRTIKAELIVRSMAIAAVSSCVVFTALFLLSITESIPFLPVLFETISAFGTVGLSMGITVDLSSVGKVILCVVMFLGRIGPLTLFFLLIRAKKESYHYSYDQVQTG from the coding sequence ATGACAACTATTCCAAAGCGCCGACGGACTATTTCTCCACCCGCACTGATTGCTTTGTCTTTTGCAATTACTATTGTAGTAGGGACTTTGCTTCTGAAATTACCTTTTGCGACCTATACACCAATTAGCTGGACGGACGCTTTTTTCACCGCGACTTCGGCAACGACTGTTACCGGTCTAAGTGTCTTCGATATTAACACTACACTGACTATATTTGGTGAACTGATTGTACTTTTTCTGATCCAAATTGGTGGAGTGGGATTTATGGCATTTGCTGTGGCTATGCTGATGATTCTCGGCAGAAAAGTTGGAATGAAAAACCGCATATTTATTCAGGAATCGTTCAACTACCAATCGATTGGTGGCACGATTAAATTCCTGCGTGAAATACTTTTGTTCGTTTTCATAGCGGAAGGTATTGCATTTATTGCACTGTCATTTTTCTGGGTTCCTGAATTTGGATGGAAGCACGGCCTTTATTATAGTTTGTTTCATGTAATATCCGCATTTAATAACGCCGGCTTTTCCATTTTTCCAGATAACCTAGAATCGTTCGCTGGAAATTCCGCCGTCATCCTGATCTTATCTAGTTTATTTGTTATTGGCGGTATTGGCTTTATAGTAGTAGTGGATATTTGGCATAAGCGTTCTATACGACAATGGGCTTTACATACTAAAATGATGGTTTATGGCACATTGATCTTGAATGCGATTGCTACGTTGTTTTTGCTTATACTAGAATTTCACAATGAAAAAACCATTGCGGATCTGAGCTTTATAGATAAAGTGTGGACTTCTTACTTCCAAGCCGTCACGCCAAGAACAGCCGGCTTCAATATGATGGCTGTTGGTAATATGGAAGAATCCTCATTGCTTCTTACACTTCTTCTAATGTTTATTGGCGGAGGAAGCGCTTCTACAGCATCGGGAATTAAATTGACGACATTTATGATTATTATATTAGCGACACTTTCTTATTTTAGAGGCATAAAAGAGCCACACATTTTCAAACGAACAATTAAAGCAGAGTTAATTGTTCGTTCCATGGCGATTGCTGCGGTAAGCTCTTGTGTAGTTTTCACCGCTTTATTTTTATTATCCATTACAGAAAGTATACCTTTCCTACCTGTCTTGTTTGAAACCATTTCTGCTTTTGGTACGGTAGGATTGTCCATGGGCATTACAGTTGATTTAAGTTCCGTAGGCAAAGTCATACTTTGTGTTGTCATGTTCTTGGGAAGAATTGGCCCGTTGACTTTGTTTTTCTTACTTATTCGGGCAAAAAAGGAATCGTATCACTATTCGTACGATCAAGTGCAAACGGGTTGA
- a CDS encoding GntR family transcriptional regulator, whose product MNIIISNSVNQPIYLQIKNQLKEQILMGELKEKEALPSIRKLAKDLQISVITTKKAYEELERDGLIETFPGKGSFVAAQNHELLKEEQLKKIEEQLVNVIEDGRAFDVGLEEMIHMLTLLYEE is encoded by the coding sequence TTGAATATTATCATCTCCAATTCGGTGAATCAGCCCATCTATCTGCAAATAAAAAATCAGTTGAAAGAGCAGATCTTAATGGGTGAGCTGAAAGAGAAGGAAGCATTGCCTTCCATACGCAAACTAGCAAAAGACTTGCAGATTAGTGTGATCACAACCAAAAAAGCTTACGAAGAATTGGAACGGGATGGACTGATCGAGACGTTCCCAGGAAAAGGTTCATTTGTTGCTGCACAGAACCATGAGCTCTTGAAAGAAGAACAGTTAAAGAAAATTGAAGAACAGCTAGTCAATGTGATTGAAGACGGAAGAGCATTTGATGTAGGTCTTGAAGAGATGATTCACATGCTGACATTACTGTACGAGGAGTGA
- a CDS encoding ABC transporter ATP-binding protein — protein MENIAEVRNLTKQFNGFALNDLSFDIKKGFITGFIGANGAGKTTTIRCLMDLIKSEQGEIQVFGQSHIHHTAEIKERIGFVYDADFYYEDLTIEKNKRILAPFYSRWDDELFYHYLRKFQLNTAKRVKHLSKGMRMKFSLAMALSHHPDFIIMDEPTAGLDPIIRRELLDMMQDLIQDEEKAIFFSTHITTDLDKIADFIVFIHDGRIIFQGEKEEFTERYRLVKGRADQHSLLDGLPVIGLRATDVGFDCLVDTVEIPVDTLSSLLIEQPTLEDIMYYTGRSES, from the coding sequence ATGGAAAATATAGCAGAAGTACGGAACCTGACGAAACAGTTCAATGGCTTTGCATTAAATGATCTAAGCTTCGATATTAAAAAAGGATTCATTACCGGATTCATTGGAGCAAATGGTGCAGGAAAAACAACGACAATCCGTTGCCTAATGGATTTAATTAAAAGTGAACAAGGAGAAATACAAGTATTTGGTCAATCCCATATTCATCATACGGCAGAGATCAAGGAACGCATCGGTTTTGTTTATGACGCAGATTTCTATTATGAAGACCTGACGATTGAGAAAAACAAACGGATTCTTGCTCCCTTCTACTCACGTTGGGATGATGAACTGTTCTATCATTACCTCAGGAAATTTCAGCTGAATACTGCCAAACGAGTCAAGCATTTGTCCAAAGGTATGCGGATGAAGTTTTCACTAGCGATGGCTCTTTCCCATCACCCTGACTTTATCATCATGGATGAACCAACGGCTGGCTTGGATCCGATTATTCGTCGTGAGTTGCTTGATATGATGCAAGACCTCATACAAGATGAGGAGAAAGCCATTTTCTTCTCTACACATATTACAACTGATCTAGACAAAATAGCAGATTTCATTGTATTTATCCATGACGGACGAATTATCTTTCAAGGAGAAAAAGAAGAATTTACCGAACGCTATAGGCTGGTAAAAGGGAGGGCCGATCAGCACAGTCTACTTGATGGCTTACCTGTAATCGGACTCCGTGCAACAGATGTCGGATTTGATTGTTTGGTCGATACTGTAGAAATACCTGTAGACACTCTGTCATCGCTACTCATAGAACAACCGACTCTTGAAGACATTATGTACTACACGGGAAGGAGCGAATCTTGA